Proteins encoded within one genomic window of Eurosta solidaginis isolate ZX-2024a chromosome 1, ASM4086904v1, whole genome shotgun sequence:
- the LOC137237166 gene encoding succinate--CoA ligase [ADP/GDP-forming] subunit alpha, mitochondrial-like, which yields MLAFDEICDGGSGYAKTTRNLQLNADSRVICQGFTGKQGTFHNQHALEYGTKLVGCIFPKKGGTTHLGLPVFASVAEAKNATDPHATVVYVPLPGAAATIVAVLQARHFFDLLHNRNCALT from the exons ATGTTGGCATTTGATGAGATCTGTGATGGCGG ctcaggatatgccaaaacaacaagaaacctacaattaaatgcagattcacgtgtaatttgccaaggatttactggtaaacaaggtactttccacaaccaacatgctttggaatacggtacaaaattggttggatgtattttcccaaaaaagggtggaactacgcatcttggtttgccagtatttgcttcg gtagccgaagcaaaaaatgcaactgatccgcatgcaactgttgtttatgtgccgcTACCGGGAGCTGCTGCTACTATCGtagcagtattacaagcacgacatttctttgatttgttgcataatcgaaattgtgccctaacatga